One region of Camelina sativa cultivar DH55 chromosome 6, Cs, whole genome shotgun sequence genomic DNA includes:
- the LOC104793472 gene encoding scarecrow-like protein 27 yields the protein MPLSFERFQGEGVFCFSSSSSSFYPDSHKIWLNNQEDKTGVREAKQEEDLGYVVGSFLPEPTSVLDALRSPSPLASHSSTTTTLSSSHGGGTTATAVTPGDNKCSQMGLDDLDGVLSASSPGQEQSILRLIMDPGSAFGVFDPGFGFGSASSGPVTDDNSNPLCSFPFQEVTNPTEALINPTTSHCLFSSNPPLSPPAKRFNSGSHHHQPVFPFSDPDPVHDPVRRQHQFQFPFQFHQQQIPSPSSSSAAVAMVPVPVPSPGMAGDDQSVIIEQLFNAAELIGTNGNNNNGDHTILAQGILARLNHHLNSSNHNHKSPFQRAASHIAEALLSLIHNDSSSSPPLITPENLILRIAAYRSFSETSPFLQFVNFTANQSILESCNDSGFDRIHIIDFDVGYGGQWSSLMQELASGGGGRRRNRASSLKLTVFAPPPSTVSDEFELRFTQENLKTFAGEVKVPFEIELLSIELLLNPAYWPLSLRSSEKEAIAVNLPINSVVSGYLPLILRFLKQISPNVVVCSDRGCDRNDAPFPNAVIHALQYHTTLLESLDANQNQDDSSVERFWVQPSIEKLLMKRQRWIERSPPWRSLFTQCGFSPASLSQTAEAQAECLLQRHPVRGFHVEKRQSSLVMCWQRKELVTVSAWKC from the coding sequence ATGCCCTTATCCTTTGAAAGATTTCAAGGGGAGGgggtgttttgtttttcttcttcttcttcatctttctatCCAGATTCTCATAAAATCTGgttaaacaatcaagaagacAAAACCGGAGTCAGAGAAgctaaacaagaagaagatcttgGTTATGTTGTCGGTTCTTTTTTACCGGAGCCGACGTCTGTCCTCGACGCTTTAAGGAGTCCTAGTCCTCTCGCCTCTCATTCTTCAACCACCACCACGCTGTCTTCCTCTCACGGCGGTGGTACAACCGCCACCGCCGTTACCCCCGGTGATAATAAATGTAGTCAGATGGGTTTGGATGATCTTGATGGtgttctctctgcttcttctcctgGTCAAGAACAGAGTATCCTGAGACTTATCATGGACCCGGGTTCTGCTTTCGGTGTTTTCGACCCGGGTTTTGGTTTCGGGTCTGCTTCTTCTGGCCCTGTCACTGATGATAATTCCAATCCTCTCTGCAGCTTCCCGTTTCAAGAGGTCACGAATCCGACGGAAGCGTTGATCAATCCAACGACGAGTCACTGTTTGTTCTCTTCTAACCCTCCGTTGTCTCCGCCGGCGAAACGGTTTAATTCcggatctcatcatcatcaacccgtTTTCCCTTTCTCGGATCCGGATCCGGTTCACGACCCGGTTCGTCGTCAGCACCAGTTTCAGTTCCCGTTTCAGTTTCATCAACAACAAATCccgtctccttcttcttcttcggcggCGGTGGCTATggttccggttccggttccgTCTCCTGGAATGGCCGGCGATGACCAATCAGTCATCATCGAGCAGCTGTTCAACGCGGCGGAGCTTATCGGAACCAacggaaacaacaacaacggcgACCACACCATTCTCGCGCAAGGGATATTGGCGCGGCTCAATCACCATCTCAACAGTAGTAACCACAACCACAAGTCTCCGTTTCAGAGAGCGGCTTCTCACATCGCTGAAGCTCTCCTCTCACTCATCCACAACGACTCGTCGTCGTCACCACCGTTAATCACGCCGGAGAATCTGATTCTTCGTATCGCCGCTTACAGATCCTTCTCCGAAACGTCGCCGTTTCTCCAGTTCGTTAACTTCACAGCGAATCAATCGATTCTTGAGTCGTGTAACGATTCAGGGTTTGATCGGATCCACATTATCGATTTCGATGTTGGTTACGGAGGACAGTGGTCGTCTCTAATGCAAGAACTCGCTTCCGGAggaggtggaagaagaagaaacagagcatcgTCTCTTAAATTAACAGTCtttgctcctcctccttcaaCAGTCTCCGACGAGTTCGAGCTTCGATTCACACAGGAAAATCTCAAAACTTTCGCCGGAGAAGTCAAGGTTCCGTTTGAAATCGAGTTGCTAAGCATAGAGCTTCTTCTAAACCCAGCTTATTGGCCTCTCTCTCTCCGTTCATCGGAAAAAGAAGCAATTGCGGTGAATCTCCCGATAAACTCCGTCGTCTCCGGTTACCTCCCGTTGATCCTCCGTTTCCTcaaacaaatctcaccaaacGTCGTCGTTTGCTCAGACAGAGGATGTGACCGTAACGACGCGCCGTTTCCAAACGCAGTGATCCATGCGCTTCAGTACCACACCACTCTGCTTGAGTCTCTTGATGCTAATCAGAACCAAGACGATTCGAGTGTAGAGAGGTTTTGGGTGCAACCTTCGATTGAGAAGCTGTTGATGAAACGTCAACGTTGGATTGAAAGATCTCCACCGTGGAGAAGCTTGTTTACGCAATGTGGGTTTTCTCCGGCGAGTTTGAGTCAGACGGCGGAGGCTCAGGCGGAGTGTTTGCTGCAGAGGCATCCGGTTAGAGGGTTTCACGTTGAGAAGAGACAGTCATCACTTGTCATGTGTTGGCAAAGGAAAGAACTTGTTACTGTCTCTGCTTGGAAATGTTAG